The Marivirga salinae DNA window AGGAATTGAAATCAAAGATTCACTCAACATTAAACTCTCTTAAAACATCATAACCATATAGTATATACATTAAACTACTATACTTTTACGGTATACGCAAACTAAAATACTGAATTTAGCTTTCTTTCCTTTGTGAAAGTATGTAGTTTAGCAGGCTAATGTAAAAAATCAAAAACTTGTCTACTTCAATAGACTATTGCGTAAGACGAGTTGTTATTATAATCTAATGACTAAAAAAATAACGATTTCTGTTCTATTGCTGATTTTTACGATAACCATCAGCTATTCTCAAAGTAGAGATAAAAAACTAGGGTTAAGATATTCATCAGACTATGCTCTTTTTCAAGGAGAAGGAAAATTTGTCTATAATCCTACAGTAGGTCATAAACTTGGACTAATTAAAGAGAATGGCTCACTTACTTTAGGTGGTGAATTAGGCTACTTTAATTTTAGTCCTAAAGAAGAGGAATTTTACTATTTAACGAGTAATACCACCTATGGGACAGCCAAGTATTCTGATTATAAAATCTTATCCCTGAATCTTATTTTTTTATGGAATCTACAAGTAAATAGAAACTTTCAAATTAAGCCTGGAGTACATTCCGGATATTATTTTGTCATGTATGAGACCTCTATTTCAGATGACTTTGTAAATTCTACTGAATCATTTATTAGTGGAAGAGGCGGGATAACCCCAACTATCGAGTTCCATTATGCATTAAATGAAAATTGGTCAATTGATGCCCATTCAATGTATCATATCTTTTTTGAAATCGGTAATTCTGATCCTTCCAGTGTAAACTTTAATTCATCATTAGGAATTGCACATAGAGTTTGGTCTAACGGATTAGGGATTACTTATTTCTTTTAAACTTTTACTCTTGCAATATTCCCTATAAAATTATTAGCTGTCTAACTATCTGATTAATCTGTTTATAATGAAACTAAATACTATAAAGTTCTTTTTTGTTTGTCTTTTATTATCCTCTTGTGAGGCAGAAAACCCTTTTGTTTCTAAGGAATATATTGAACAATTAGAGGAATCATTAAAGCCGGACATTACAAATATTGCATTTATCTACGAAAATGACGTTTATTATCTTGCTGATATTGAGTCTATTCCCCAGAAGATTACTGGAACTCCTGAAAATACTAAGACTAAAATATCTGTAAGCCATAGTGGAAAAAAGTTTGCTTTTTTGAATAAAGATAACCTGATTGAGATCATCGACAGCACTGGAACGGTATTGACAATACTTTCAAGTTATACGGATGTAAAATCATTCGACTGGAGTGAAGACGACTCTACATTATATATTCTAAACGGAAATTCTTTATCTTTTTATGGGCCCGATATGGATATTCCTACATTAACTTCGCCTTCAATTCCCAACTATGCTTTTGCAGAGTTTACTTCTTTATCGATTTCTTCTGGAGGAGATTTGGCTTATACTGTAAAATACATGGGTGCCATTAATTCAGACACCTATAGATTAATACAAAAGCCAAATGATGGAAGTGATAACGAAATAATTTATTCAAATAACTCAGTGAAAGATTTTACTTATGTAAATTTCTCTTCCAACGCTCAAGATTTGGTTTTGGGAGCAAGTAACTCAATTAATGTACTCGAAGAAGTATATTTCTTCGAAGATTTAAATAATTTCCACTCTTTTACTTCTGAATTTGATCATATCACCCCTACCTACAATAGTGCTAAACAATTTATAGTTGGCGGTTATAATAATTCTAGTCAAGCCAGCGAACTTTACTTATATGCGAGAAGTCTTACGAATTCTGATGAGGATTATGTATTCGATAGTTTTTCCAATGAAAATAATCCCATTTATGTCGACTGGAAGTGATTGAAAAAGGTAAGAAGTTGCTGACCCAATTCATCTCCTGCTGGCAATTCCAATCCCCACTTCTTCATGACAGGCGCTTCCAATGATTTTTGTCTGTATTCATCAGGGGTCATAATTGGAATACCGTAAATAATAGGGAAATAACGCTGACAAGCAGAGCAAGTCAAAAGTCCTTCAATAATTTCCTCTTCCTCCTGTTTAAAAATACTGATATTCAAATCACCCTTGTCAAAAGGGCAGCACATTTTCTTTAATAGTCTGCTTTGCCTCGTTCCCGACAGGCTCTGCAAGGTGGCAAGATTGATGGAAATCTTTCCCACAAATTAAGATAGTAATGAAATATTCCAGCAGAAATTAGATTATGTACACGATAATCCTGTGGAGTACAAATATATTTCAGCAAAAGAATATGCTGGTATTAGGAAAGAATTGTTGGCTGTAGAATTGTTGGATTAGCTTGCTGATTCGCTCGCGTTTTTAGTACGCAATACGTGCGATAAGGGTGGTATTATATCGCTAAAACCACTATATTACTTTCAGTAATCAACCCTGCTCTTTTACTATATAAATATACCAAAACTGTTCATTACATATAATAATTCTCTTTTCAGAATATTTTGGTGCACAGTTTACTTTAATATACTGTTGGTAAACAGTTTAAATAATATTACTTTTAAGGTTTAGCAGTCGGTTTCTACCTACTGCAGACAGGATTTTAGCTACATAACCACTATAGATGTCAAACTTCTTTCAAGAGCTTCAAAGGCGAAATGTTATCAAATCGGCCATTTCCTATGTAGTGATCGGCTGGGCAATTTTACAAGTAGCTGATATCTTATTTCCTGCCTTTAAAATTCCAGATAGTGCGATCCGCTATGTTTTGTATGCCTTGATTGGAGGCTTCCCTATATGGGTTATTTTCGCCTATATCTATGAGTGGACGCCTGCCGGTTTTCAACGAACCAGTACGGTACAAAATGAGGCTTCTGTTCATCAGCAAACTGGAAAGCGTCTTAACTTTTTTATTTTCGGGGGGATGGCGCTTGCGATTATCTTGTTATTGGCAGATAGGGTCTTCAATTTTACTGACACGCTTGAGACTACCGATGAGAAGAAAGCGATTGCAGTATTACCTTTTGAAAACATGAGCACCGCAGAAGATGCCTACTTTGCCAAAGGAATTACAGAGGATATTCTCACACAGATTTCGCAGATTGGGGACTTACGGGTTTTGAGTAATTTCACTATTCGAGATTATGATACAGAAGGAAAAACAGTAGAGGAAATAGGAGAAGAACTGAACGTAAACTATCTGCTCACCGGAAGTATTCGAAAAGCTGGCGAGCAGCTTCGCATCACATGTCAATTAGTGCAGCTTGACCCTGAAGAGCAGGCATGGGCAGAAAATTATGACAAAAGAATGGATGACGTTTTTGCCATACAGACCCAGGTAGCCGAAGAGGTAGCACGTAATCTTAAAGCCACTTTAAGCCCTGCAGAAAAAGCCAAAATAAAGGATAAACCCACCGATAATCTTGCGGCCTACAATATCTATCTGAAAGCAAGGGAAAAATATAACACCTATGAAAATGAAAATTTTAAAGAAGCAGCCGACCTCTTCAAAAAAGCAATTGCATTAGATCCTGAATTTAGTTTGGCCTATGCGGGCCTAGCAGAGACTTATGGAATAGGATATCTTAGGGGGTTCTACACAAATTTCTTCGCAGATTCTGCCAAAAAATATGCGGAAAAAGCAACGGTTTTAGGACCTAAAAGAGCAGAAACTTGGACGGCTTTGGGAACAGCCTTCCGTTGTGAAGGAAACTATGCTGAAGCTAAGGAGAAATACCAAAAAGCACTGACTTTTAATCCTAATTATCTATTGGCATTGGCGAATTTAGCAGATATTAGTATTCGACAAAACCGGCAAGTGGAAGCGATTAGGCTCTATCAAAAAATCATCAAGTCAAATCCTTTAAATTATAAAATTTTTGCTGGCATGGGGCTTACATACTTATTGTTGGATATGCCTTCTAAATCAGCGGCTTACCTCCAGAAAGCCATTTCTTTAAAGCAAGATAACCTTGACGTAAAGTTTTATTATGCGCTCTGGCATCTGTTCTACAGCACGCCTGATCAGGCCAAAACACAAATTAGAAAGTTTAAAGCTGCAGACCCACAAAACATAAGAGTAACTGCGACATGTGCAGTTTTGGCCTTAAATGTGGACCAAACACTTGCGAAAAAGTATGTGAATGAGTTGATTCAAAGCCCTGCATTCAATCCATCGGAGTATATTGATCAAACTCATGTCTTGAGTTATTTACTAATGGAAGAAGGCAAAATTGATTCCGCTAATTACTGGCTAGACACTACTATTACTATCCTGGAAAAGAAGATGAAAGAGGGGGGTAAAAACTCAGCACTTCCGGGTCTACTTATGGAAGCTTATGCTATCAAAGGAGAAAAAGAAAAAGCCTTACACCTGCTAGACAGTTTAAATCCTGAAAATGATCCTTCCCCTCCCATTGAGTATCTGAAAAGTCCATATTATGAAGACTTAAAAGATAATGATCGCTTCCAAAAAATTATGGGGGAAAAGCAGCAGTATATCAATGCAAAGCAGCTGGAGTTGAGTCGTCAAGAATTGGAGCTTCAATAATACAGCAATTGGTTTAAGAGGACGCTTGAAGCAGACTGCAAGAGGTCATGTAGAATCTTAGGAAATACCCTCGTTCCCGCCATGTTATGCATAGTGGTCAATCATTTTAGGCAACTTTTCTGGTTCCATAAAGCATTTAACCTACCCTCCTCTTATTCATCACCACCCATCTCCAAAGCTCTTGCATGCGTAGGTCCATCTAATCGAAAGCTTTGATCACCAGCAGGCAATTCCAATCCCCACTTCTTCATGACCGGAGCTTCCAATGATTTTTGTCTGTATTCATCAGGGGTCATGATTGGAATACCATAAATAATAGGGAAATAACGCTGACAAGCTGAGCAAGTCAAAAGCCCTTCAATAATTTCCTCTTCCTCCTGTTTAAAAATACTTATATTCAAATCACCCTTATCAAAAGGGCAGCACATTTTCTTTAATAGTCTGCTTTGCATAATTTTTTATTATCTCAATCCCTATATTCTTAATACTGTAGCTTTTCTTTATATTTTTTGGCAGCTGCTTCAGGATCGGCTTCATTTAAGATGCCTGAAATAACCGCAATACCATGGAAGGGGAGCTCCTTCAATTGCTCTAAATTCTTTTGATTGATTCCTCCCGAAAGAAAAATGGGCATATTGCTGATTTTGGTTGCTTTCTTGATGCTTTCGGGCTGTACAATATCACAGCTTTCAACCGAAGGAGATGGAAAAACGGAGCAAAAACTGATATAAGACAAGCCATTTTGCTCAGCCATGAGTACGGCTTCCATATCATTCGTAACCGTAAGGCCAATATATTGGTCTTTCAGTTTGGCCTGAATAGTTGGAAAATCGGCAGGCAATCGGTCAAAATGTACCCCATCTAATCCTGTCTCTAAGGCCAAGCGCCAGTCTTGATTCATAAGCATTGGCACTTGAAAATCCATTACCAATTCTTTAGCCCGCTTAATAAATTTTAATTTGGCTTCCTTGCTCTGATTCTCAGGCCAATGATCCCAAATCTGTACAATATCAACGCCCCCTTTCAAAGCTGCCTTTAGTTTGTTCAACAAGCTTTCGTGCTCTTGACTTGGGTCAATCACCAAATAAAGTCCTGCTAGTTTTTTCATTTCCATCCTGCTTGAAATGCTTTAAAAAATGCAGCCCAATAAGGATCCACCCCATCAAAAGTAAAAGGCTTCTGCTCTCCATTGGTTTGCACTAGCTGCTTGGAAGAGCCTTCCGTAAACTCTCCAATTTTATAAGCCTCAACTCCTTCTTCTGAAAGCCCTTGGATCAAGCGGTCTTCATTTCCCGGCTTTACCGCCATCAGCATAGAACCGGCACCGATAGAGATAAAGGGGTCGATCTCAAACAAATCAGTAATCTGCTTTACCTCCTCATTCAGTTTAATCTTATCTAATTCTACTGTGAAACCGCAGCCCGAGGCATCCGCCATTTCATCCAATGCTCCTAAAATTCCGCCTTCTGTTACATCATGCATCGCATGCAATTCTTTGTTTGGCTCCAGAATGCTGGAGGCCGCTAATGCTTCTTTCAATACAGAAAGATCCCAAAAGTTATTAGCCGCAATTTCTTGGGTTTGCTTACCGCACTTTTCACTTACCGTTTTAGGAAAAGCATTGGCTAAAAGGGAAGAGGATGATAAAGCCGCATGTTTTGTCATGATAATGCTATCGCCTACTCTTGCATTATTACTGCTTACTATTTTGTCTTTCGGAGCCTGTAAAAACATGGTGCCTCCTCCGGAAATGGTAGATTCCTGACCGGGAATCTGGCCTGTATGTCCGCCCGTAATACTAATGCCTATTTTTTTGCAAAGCGTATCTATGTGGCCCCAATACAAATTAAAATCTTCCCGAGACAAACTGACCGGAAGATTGAGTACAAACTGAGCATACTGGGGAGCAAATCCGGTAGTAGACATATCATTAGCCAATAGGTGCACGGATAAGTGAGCTGAAATTTCCATACCCAGAGACGGAATCAGAGATAGCGGATCACTAGAAGTGGCCAACGCATTTCCATTACCTAAGTCAATTATGGCCGTATCAACGCCAAATCTCGGGCCGCAAATTACTTCTTCTCTTTTGGCCCCACATTTATGCAGTAAATCCTCTTTAAACACCTGAGCATCTACTTTTCCAAATTGATCATCAAAAGCCGCCATCACACATCATTAAATTGTACATATAAACCAAAGAAATCACCATAAGGTAACTTCCACTGCTGACGTGGAAACCATTTGGGTAAGCCAGTTGCATTCCACTGAATGCTATAATCCCTGTCAGGAAGCGCCTCAGCAATAAGTTCTTTTAATGAAGCAGGCGTATAGAAATTAGCCGTTACGTAATAATTGTTTTGTCCAAATAACTGCTGTACCCTTCTTCGCACCAATTTGGGTGTGTTTCGGTTCATCATCCCAAAGATAATCCCATATTTACCTACTCTTGCGGCTTCACGGATTACTTCTATTGGTCTTTTGTAGTATTCGAAAGTGGTGATAAAGGCCAGTGCGTCAAACGTATGATTTTTAAAAGGCATATGATGAGAATCGGCTAGAACAAGGTCGCCATTGAAGAGGTGAACACCCTGGGCCAGCATAAAAGGAGAAATATCACCGCCTGTAGCCTGAATCCCTATTTCATGCCACCATCTTGTAAAGCGTGTAGTGCCACAGCCATATTCCAATAAGCTTTCAACGCGGCTATCTTTCTTTATGAGTTCTTCCAGCGTTCTTTTTTGCCAAACTTCCTGGCGCTTATAAGGTCCTTCGTAATAGGCCTCGTAGTGGTCGGTATCGTCTCTGTTAAAAAACCACTCCTGCCTACCTTGCCAATTGCGCAATTCACCGGTGGCGACATCAAATTTTTCCTTTTTTGAAATTTCAGTCATCGAACTTAATATTTATGACCTTTGCATGCAGGGGAAGAGGAAGTTCGAATGGCTTTCACAATTCCTACGCTAGCATTACCTAGATCAGGTTATTTGGGTATAATCTCAGCCGTTCAGTTGGCACCCCATGTAAAATATAAGACGAAGCTAAGGATAATTAAAAACTTAAGCAATGCTTTCAAAAAATATCCCTTAGGCACAGCGTAATGGTCCAAGCGGGCGCTTGAACTAGTGCTAACTTGAAACTAACTGAAATAGTATAATGCAAGCGTCCGCTTGTGCTTATGCTATAGAAAGATCAATAAGGCAACCGTTTTGGAAAGTCCTTCAGCAGGCTTAATTGAAAAAGCTGCCGCCTACAGTAGCGGAGAAGTGACATCAGAAATTGTCATCGAATCTCAAATTAAAAATATAAAATCCCGCTTAATCTTGTAATTAATTCTACTTTTAACTTTATGAACGAAGGAATTATTAAAAACGCTTATGAAGCAATGATCAAAGAGCTTCAAACCATCATTACGGTAGCCTATATTTTTGCCGTAGGGATTGGGATGCTATTTAATTATCAGAGGTATGATGAGTTCGGAATTAATATTTTTGATTATGCCGATGTATTTGACTTTCTGATCACTCCTTTCTCTGATTTTCAAGTCTTGCTTTTTACTATGATTTCTTTGCTGTTTACTTATTTGATTTACAAGCTAGATGTGGCTTGGAAAGGGAAGTACCCCAAGTGGTATTCGCGGTTAGTATATTTTGGTTTTGACCAAAAAAGCTGGTTTGCTAACTTTCGCTATTTCACATTTTTCATAGTGCTCATTTCCTACCTATACGTATCTGCGGATTGGTATGGATCAATTTCAAAAAAGCAACTTAAAAAGCTTGATCCTATTACTATTCAATTTTCAGATGGAGAAGTAAAAAAGGGTAAAATGATTGGAAAGACGAAAGAAGTGATTTTCATCATGTATGGCAAGCAAGTGGAGGTAATCCCTATTAGCTCTTTGGTTAAAACTATAAAAATGCCTGTTCAATAAGACCCGCAAATAGTATCTACCATTGGTCCAAAAGGGCATTTTTTGTTTTTTGTTGCAGCCGGCACAGCAGCAATACTCTTTGCTTTTCACTGGGAGAAAGGGATTGCACAATTAAAGAAAGAGTAAAATAGTACCATCTACTTCGTTTCGCAGGAAAAGCCTCCGGTCTATTAATTTGATATTACCAAAAATCCATTTCGGTTCTAAAATCTAAGAATTCAATATCGTTACACTTCTTTCTCTTGCTGATTATAGCGCTTACATTAATAAGTCATGATAATTGACTATATTAAAATGTTGTAAACAAATAACAGAACTATGAATAAGAAGCTAATTGGAATAATCCTTATTGTTGCGGGTGTAGCACTAGCAATTTGGGGGTATGATGTATATGATTCAGCAGGCTCACAAATCAGTAGAGCATTTAGTGGCGACACACCTATAGAGGCATGGATAGGAATGGTTGGCGGAGGTCTTTGTATTATTTTGGGGATTAAACAGCTACGGTAAATGATACCACATACCTAGCCCAAGCATCCGCTTGGGCTATATCCATTAGCGCGCATTCGTAACGCGTGCTTACTATTCTATACAAAATTATCCAAGCCCAGCCCAAAACCCTCCCAATCTTCCTAAGTTTGCACTTCAATGTCAGCAAAAATAGTTTTAACCATAGGAATCTTAGCGCATGTAGATGCAGGGAAAACCTCCTTGACGGAGTGCATGTATGCCAATCAACAATTAATCAGAAACGAAAGGAAGTAATAACATACCGTTAACAAATACCATTTAGTAAAAAAACTAGTAAACTGTACTTGACTGAACCCTATTTTTTTTGTTAATTCAATTAAAATAAGCACTATGCATAAGAACATCTACCTATTACTACTTCTTGTTTTAGTCATTTTTTCATGTGATCAATTAGCTCCAAAATCCGCATCAGAAAAAAATGAAGAAGATCCTTATCATAAAATTTCTTATCACGCAAATGGAAAATTAAGAACGGATGTTCACCTCGATTCTTCAGGAAGATATGATGGAGAAGCCAAGAAATTTTATGAAAGTGGCCAGCTAAAATCTCACACTACCTATAAGCATGGAGTAATCCAATATGCAAAACAATATCATGAGAATGGAAATTTAGAAATGGAATTCCCTTATAAAAATGGCAAGAAGAACGGCTTGCGTAAAAAATATTGGGAAAATGGAAAGCTACAATCACAAATGACCTATGTTAATGGGGAACCAAAAGCAGACCTGATCGAATACGATAGGAGCGGTGAAAAAGTAACTACTTATCCGGATCTCGTCATAAAGCAAATTGATAATATTGACAAAACTGGCCAATATATTCTTCAAGCATATTTTAGCTCAAATCCACAAAAAGGAACCTATTATTTAGGGGAATTGAAAAACGGAGTTTTGGAAACTTACACCACTAGAATGGCTAAAAACGGAAAGATAGGAGAAGAAATATATAGGCCTGCTCCAGGGACTTTCTTCATGAAAAAAGTCAATATAATTGGCAAGTTCATGACGGGTTATGGCAATATTCTAATTGTTGAAAAAGAAGTAAATCTAGCCTTTTCTAATTAATTATATAACATGCTTCTCGCTGACTTCAATTGATAATTTTCCGGCTCGAATGACAACCCTTTCTTGACTATTTGGCGAGCTTTAGACGTATATCCTCTACGGAAATATTCTAGGCAAAGCATGGAATATGCATTGCCTAATAAATTAGCTTGATAGGTGTTGATCTCACTTTTACTAATAGATTCTTCAAATTTACTTCTAAATTCTTCTGCTTGCTTCAAGTTTTTATCTTGTAAGGTTAAAAATATTGATTGCAATAATAGGTTTTGCTGTAGTTCTACAAGTATTTTATTTTCCAACAATTTTGGATACTTGCCAATCAGATTTTGTAAATCTTCTAAAGCTGTAATCTCATATTCATTCTCATAAATTTTAGCAAAGGACTGAAGCAACAATGGAGCGGTGCTAGTATGATTTGGCTGCAAGCTATACGCTATTTGAGCATTTTTATAAGAATTCTTATAATACCCTCTATTGAAATTCACAACTGCTAAATTGTAATTATAGTTAAATTTAACTCGATCTACCAGTGTAGAATCTTGTAATCTGTTTATTGTGTAGTTATACGCACTATCTGCTAATTTTAAATTTCCTTTGCTAATAAGTGTTTCCTGAATCATTCTGCCAATTTCTCCTTCTACCTGAGTGATATTGATTTCCTTTCCAAGAAATTTTTCAAGCTTCGGAAGCAGTATAATTTCATCCCAATTACTATAATCCGCCTGACCTAAAATACTAACAAGACTTATTTTTAATAATTCTTCTGTCTTTTCATTTGGGTAGATAAAATGAGCTTTCGAAAAATTTGTGTAAGCGGCTTTAAAATTTGACAAACTAAATTCTTGAATTCCCCTATTATAATATTGTAAAGAAGCCAACTCTAATTTATTTAACCTTTTACCTCCAAAATAATAGCGTTCGAAAACTGTATTAAGATCATTTCCTCTTATTTCGCTCTCTTTTATAATTTTTTGCGCCAATAATGTACTGATAAAATTCTCCTTAAAACCATTAGAAAATTCTGCAAAACCCTTTACTGGATCAGTGGTTTCAATTAAAATTTGTTCACCGTTTGGGTCTGCTATTAAATAGACATGTGTGGGGGTTTCTTTAATGGAATAAGGAATGCCTAACTCATCAAACATTAATGAATATAAAATTACTGCGCTAACACAATTGTATGTTCCGTCTTGAAAAACTTGATTAAAATAACTCAGTTCCTCATATTTAATCAGGAAATTCTCATGGATTTGTTCATATACTTTCTTCAAAT harbors:
- a CDS encoding Trm112 family protein, whose amino-acid sequence is MGKISINLATLQSLSGTRQSRLLKKMCCPFDKGDLNISIFKQEEEEIIEGLLTCSACQRYFPIIYGIPIMTPDEYRQKSLEAPVMKKWGLELPAGDELGQQLLTFFNHFQST
- a CDS encoding tetratricopeptide repeat protein, coding for MSNFFQELQRRNVIKSAISYVVIGWAILQVADILFPAFKIPDSAIRYVLYALIGGFPIWVIFAYIYEWTPAGFQRTSTVQNEASVHQQTGKRLNFFIFGGMALAIILLLADRVFNFTDTLETTDEKKAIAVLPFENMSTAEDAYFAKGITEDILTQISQIGDLRVLSNFTIRDYDTEGKTVEEIGEELNVNYLLTGSIRKAGEQLRITCQLVQLDPEEQAWAENYDKRMDDVFAIQTQVAEEVARNLKATLSPAEKAKIKDKPTDNLAAYNIYLKAREKYNTYENENFKEAADLFKKAIALDPEFSLAYAGLAETYGIGYLRGFYTNFFADSAKKYAEKATVLGPKRAETWTALGTAFRCEGNYAEAKEKYQKALTFNPNYLLALANLADISIRQNRQVEAIRLYQKIIKSNPLNYKIFAGMGLTYLLLDMPSKSAAYLQKAISLKQDNLDVKFYYALWHLFYSTPDQAKTQIRKFKAADPQNIRVTATCAVLALNVDQTLAKKYVNELIQSPAFNPSEYIDQTHVLSYLLMEEGKIDSANYWLDTTITILEKKMKEGGKNSALPGLLMEAYAIKGEKEKALHLLDSLNPENDPSPPIEYLKSPYYEDLKDNDRFQKIMGEKQQYINAKQLELSRQELELQ
- a CDS encoding Trm112 family protein; this encodes MQSRLLKKMCCPFDKGDLNISIFKQEEEEIIEGLLTCSACQRYFPIIYGIPIMTPDEYRQKSLEAPVMKKWGLELPAGDQSFRLDGPTHARALEMGGDE
- a CDS encoding thiamine phosphate synthase, whose protein sequence is MKKLAGLYLVIDPSQEHESLLNKLKAALKGGVDIVQIWDHWPENQSKEAKLKFIKRAKELVMDFQVPMLMNQDWRLALETGLDGVHFDRLPADFPTIQAKLKDQYIGLTVTNDMEAVLMAEQNGLSYISFCSVFPSPSVESCDIVQPESIKKATKISNMPIFLSGGINQKNLEQLKELPFHGIAVISGILNEADPEAAAKKYKEKLQY
- a CDS encoding AIR synthase-related protein, whose translation is MAAFDDQFGKVDAQVFKEDLLHKCGAKREEVICGPRFGVDTAIIDLGNGNALATSSDPLSLIPSLGMEISAHLSVHLLANDMSTTGFAPQYAQFVLNLPVSLSREDFNLYWGHIDTLCKKIGISITGGHTGQIPGQESTISGGGTMFLQAPKDKIVSSNNARVGDSIIMTKHAALSSSSLLANAFPKTVSEKCGKQTQEIAANNFWDLSVLKEALAASSILEPNKELHAMHDVTEGGILGALDEMADASGCGFTVELDKIKLNEEVKQITDLFEIDPFISIGAGSMLMAVKPGNEDRLIQGLSEEGVEAYKIGEFTEGSSKQLVQTNGEQKPFTFDGVDPYWAAFFKAFQAGWK
- a CDS encoding class I SAM-dependent methyltransferase — its product is MTEISKKEKFDVATGELRNWQGRQEWFFNRDDTDHYEAYYEGPYKRQEVWQKRTLEELIKKDSRVESLLEYGCGTTRFTRWWHEIGIQATGGDISPFMLAQGVHLFNGDLVLADSHHMPFKNHTFDALAFITTFEYYKRPIEVIREAARVGKYGIIFGMMNRNTPKLVRRRVQQLFGQNNYYVTANFYTPASLKELIAEALPDRDYSIQWNATGLPKWFPRQQWKLPYGDFFGLYVQFNDV
- a CDS encoding DUF3185 family protein, producing MNKKLIGIILIVAGVALAIWGYDVYDSAGSQISRAFSGDTPIEAWIGMVGGGLCIILGIKQLR
- a CDS encoding GTP-binding protein, with protein sequence MSAKIVLTIGILAHVDAGKTSLTECMYANQQLIRNERK
- a CDS encoding toxin-antitoxin system YwqK family antitoxin, which produces MHKNIYLLLLLVLVIFSCDQLAPKSASEKNEEDPYHKISYHANGKLRTDVHLDSSGRYDGEAKKFYESGQLKSHTTYKHGVIQYAKQYHENGNLEMEFPYKNGKKNGLRKKYWENGKLQSQMTYVNGEPKADLIEYDRSGEKVTTYPDLVIKQIDNIDKTGQYILQAYFSSNPQKGTYYLGELKNGVLETYTTRMAKNGKIGEEIYRPAPGTFFMKKVNIIGKFMTGYGNILIVEKEVNLAFSN